The Flavobacterium praedii genome window below encodes:
- a CDS encoding PA2169 family four-helix-bundle protein has product MNTKKSISVLNTFIGINNNRFESYIKASKQTNESDLIILFLGFQEKSQRCTAELVSEVQKLGGKPSKNSSVKIYFSRIWLQINLKFKINDREDLLNRCEYDADITLKKYLAVLRNNTAHLSPKHQNILHAQHQSIKKEHDTLKGLGDLLVTCRRFNLDA; this is encoded by the coding sequence ATGAATACAAAAAAATCTATTAGTGTTTTAAATACTTTTATCGGAATCAATAACAATCGGTTTGAAAGTTATATAAAAGCATCAAAGCAAACGAATGAATCCGACTTAATAATATTGTTTCTTGGGTTTCAAGAAAAAAGCCAAAGATGCACAGCTGAATTGGTTTCTGAAGTTCAAAAATTAGGAGGAAAACCATCAAAAAACTCCTCAGTCAAAATATATTTTTCCCGAATTTGGTTGCAAATCAATTTAAAATTCAAAATTAATGATCGGGAAGATCTACTAAATCGATGTGAATATGATGCTGATATTACCCTAAAAAAATACCTGGCCGTATTGCGTAATAACACAGCGCATTTATCTCCAAAACACCAAAATATATTACATGCACAACATCAATCCATAAAAAAAGAGCATGATACTTTAAAAGGTCTTGGCGATTTATTGGTAACCTGTAGAAGATTCAACTTAGATGCCTAA
- a CDS encoding MlaE family ABC transporter permease, which yields MKSPVKITKASNTKSYLKNIFEDIGKATLFTTRFFKEVAKGPFEFKEFIWQCYAIGYKSLPIVSITGFIMGLVLTIQSRPTMAKFGAESWLPSMVGLSLIREIVPVITALICAGKIASGIGAELGSMKVTEQIDAMEVSAINPYKYLVATRIMATTIMIPILVIYADFIGIYGGYIGYNIHENMGFYRYFSNVLEHLEFLDILPAVLKTFFFGFAIGLVGCYKGFNAENGTESVGKAANTAVVTASLTIFIIDMIAVQITDLFY from the coding sequence ATGAAAAGTCCTGTAAAGATTACAAAAGCTTCAAATACAAAATCCTATCTAAAAAATATTTTTGAAGATATCGGGAAAGCAACGCTATTTACAACGCGCTTTTTCAAAGAAGTTGCAAAAGGCCCTTTCGAATTCAAAGAATTTATTTGGCAATGTTACGCAATTGGTTATAAATCCTTACCAATAGTTAGTATTACTGGTTTTATAATGGGTTTGGTTCTTACCATACAATCTCGTCCTACAATGGCAAAATTTGGTGCAGAATCCTGGCTACCCAGCATGGTAGGACTTTCATTAATTCGTGAGATCGTTCCCGTAATTACAGCCTTAATTTGTGCAGGAAAAATAGCCTCAGGAATTGGAGCCGAATTAGGTTCGATGAAAGTTACCGAACAAATTGATGCCATGGAAGTTTCGGCAATAAATCCTTATAAATACTTAGTTGCAACCAGAATTATGGCCACCACAATTATGATTCCAATTTTAGTTATTTATGCTGATTTTATTGGAATTTATGGTGGATATATCGGATACAATATCCATGAAAACATGGGCTTTTACCGTTATTTCTCCAATGTTTTAGAACATCTTGAGTTTTTGGACATTTTACCTGCTGTCCTAAAAACTTTTTTCTTTGGTTTTGCAATTGGTTTGGTGGGCTGCTATAAAGGATTTAATGCGGAAAACGGGACCGAAAGTGTTGGAAAAGCGGCCAATACGGCTGTAGTTACTGCATCATTAACCATATTTATCATTGATATGATTGCCGTTCAAATAACTGATTTATTTTACTAA
- a CDS encoding ABC transporter ATP-binding protein, whose translation MIQHKPVKEKKTSTQSTEIILELNNVCKSFGDNAVLKGITLSVKKGENLVILGRSGSGKSITIKCLVGLIHADEGEIKIFGTEITKLNETDLNDIRVRIGFLFQNGALYDSMTVRQNLEFTLKHHSPNASSEEIEKAIIEALESVGLEEAIDKMPSELSGGMRKRIGLARTVIIKPEIILYDEPTTGLDAITSREISELILFVQKKYKTTSIIITHDMACAKITANRIMIIKDGVICAEGSYAELEKSKDEWVRSFFI comes from the coding sequence ATGATACAGCATAAACCAGTGAAGGAAAAAAAAACAAGCACACAATCTACAGAAATAATTCTAGAACTAAATAATGTTTGCAAATCATTTGGGGATAATGCAGTCCTGAAAGGCATTACTCTTTCTGTAAAAAAAGGAGAGAATTTAGTGATTTTAGGCAGGTCTGGATCTGGAAAATCAATCACTATAAAATGTTTGGTTGGTTTAATTCATGCTGATGAAGGTGAAATCAAAATTTTTGGAACCGAAATCACCAAACTTAATGAAACTGATCTAAATGATATAAGAGTTCGTATTGGTTTTCTTTTTCAAAATGGTGCCTTGTATGATTCGATGACTGTTAGACAAAATTTGGAATTTACCCTAAAACACCATTCTCCAAATGCATCATCGGAGGAAATCGAAAAAGCCATAATAGAAGCACTAGAAAGTGTTGGTCTAGAAGAAGCCATTGACAAAATGCCTTCTGAATTGTCTGGTGGAATGCGAAAAAGAATCGGACTTGCAAGAACCGTTATTATTAAACCCGAAATCATTTTGTATGATGAACCTACAACTGGATTAGACGCAATAACATCTAGAGAAATAAGTGAATTGATTTTGTTTGTTCAAAAAAAATACAAAACAACCTCTATTATTATAACTCATGATATGGCCTGTGCCAAAATAACAGCAAACCGAATTATGATTATAAAAGATGGTGTTATCTGTGCAGAAGGCAGTTATGCCGAATTAGAAAAAAGCAAGGATGAATGGGTTCGATCTTTTTTTATTTAA
- a CDS encoding MlaD family protein, which yields MYKESGFTWKLGMFVTIGLILFVGTIYFVGKQKNLFGSTFTLQSQFKTVTGLKVGNNVRFSGINVGTVSEITLITDSTVAVKLIIKDEVRRFIKTDSKASIGSDGLMGDKVLTISPGTKSNKSVKDNAIIASIKAIEIEDIMKGVKTTVDNASIITDQLAEFSFKINNGKGTLSKLLMDENMGKKLNATMSNLETGTKGFSENMDAAKHNFLLKGYFNKKEKAAAKKQEKIQKDKDKAAAKKEKEIQKELDLKDKKENP from the coding sequence ATGTATAAAGAATCAGGGTTCACATGGAAATTAGGAATGTTTGTAACTATAGGGTTGATTCTCTTTGTTGGAACCATATACTTTGTTGGAAAACAAAAAAATTTATTTGGATCTACTTTTACCCTACAATCACAATTTAAAACAGTAACTGGATTAAAAGTTGGAAATAATGTCCGCTTTTCTGGAATAAATGTCGGAACAGTAAGTGAAATTACCCTTATCACTGATTCAACTGTAGCCGTAAAATTAATAATTAAAGATGAAGTGCGACGCTTTATAAAAACAGATTCCAAAGCTAGCATCGGCTCTGATGGATTAATGGGTGATAAAGTACTTACTATCTCACCTGGGACAAAATCCAATAAAAGCGTAAAAGACAATGCAATTATAGCTTCAATCAAAGCAATCGAAATTGAAGACATCATGAAAGGTGTAAAAACCACAGTGGATAATGCTTCGATAATAACTGATCAACTTGCCGAATTCAGTTTTAAAATCAACAATGGAAAAGGAACTTTATCCAAATTGTTAATGGATGAAAATATGGGTAAAAAACTAAATGCAACAATGTCTAATCTAGAGACAGGAACGAAAGGTTTTAGTGAGAATATGGATGCCGCTAAACACAACTTTTTATTGAAAGGTTATTTTAACAAAAAGGAAAAAGCCGCAGCCAAAAAACAAGAAAAAATTCAAAAAGATAAAGACAAAGCTGCTGCAAAAAAAGAAAAAGAAATTCAGAAAGAATTGGATTTGAAAGACAAAAAGGAAAATCCGTGA
- a CDS encoding low affinity iron permease family protein encodes MNKIYSHTENLFEKLVSLATTILGNSISFLIALCLVLFWWINSLFINNDTHLIIGDIIFGVTFLSLFIIQKSFNRFSASLHLKINELVSSHEPASNAVMNAEIKTEREITELSKEYSELAEQIKDLNEEIKEEFNRELDKTLNEDENQIKE; translated from the coding sequence ATGAATAAAATATACAGCCATACTGAAAATCTTTTCGAAAAATTGGTCTCTTTAGCAACTACTATATTAGGAAATTCTATTTCATTTCTAATAGCTTTATGCCTAGTGTTGTTTTGGTGGATCAATAGTTTGTTTATTAACAACGACACTCATCTTATTATTGGTGACATCATTTTTGGGGTTACTTTCTTAAGTTTATTTATTATCCAGAAATCTTTCAATCGATTCTCCGCTTCTTTACACCTTAAAATAAACGAATTAGTTTCATCACATGAACCTGCCAGTAATGCAGTAATGAATGCAGAAATCAAGACAGAAAGAGAAATTACGGAATTATCAAAAGAGTATTCGGAACTAGCAGAGCAAATTAAAGATTTGAACGAAGAAATTAAAGAGGAATTTAATAGGGAATTGGATAAAACTCTAAATGAAGATGAAAATCAAATAAAAGAGTAA
- a CDS encoding CsbD family protein codes for MNTTELNGNWDEQKGKLKQKFAALTDNDLLFVEGKKDEMMGKLQIKLGKTKEELHKIIQAL; via the coding sequence ATGAACACAACAGAACTAAACGGAAATTGGGACGAGCAAAAAGGTAAATTGAAACAAAAATTTGCTGCGTTGACAGATAATGATTTATTATTTGTTGAAGGAAAAAAAGACGAAATGATGGGTAAACTTCAAATCAAATTGGGAAAAACTAAAGAAGAACTTCACAAAATTATTCAAGCACTATAA
- a CDS encoding peptidase M23, with protein MKKSIFTLAVATFVIGSSITSCKPNTEKVQDAQENVDSAKVAVTVAENDLDQAKRVATAEEWQAFKDETNAKINENNAKIDELKLKLNKTGKNIDKTYQVSIDAMEQKNKDLKIKMDSYKNDVNSDWKSFKREFNHDMDELGQSLKDFTVNNKN; from the coding sequence ATGAAAAAATCAATTTTTACCCTTGCAGTTGCCACTTTTGTTATTGGATCTTCCATTACTAGTTGCAAACCAAATACCGAAAAAGTTCAAGACGCACAAGAAAATGTTGACAGTGCAAAAGTTGCCGTAACAGTTGCCGAAAACGATTTGGATCAAGCAAAAAGAGTCGCTACCGCAGAAGAATGGCAAGCATTCAAAGATGAAACCAACGCGAAAATAAATGAAAACAATGCCAAAATTGATGAGTTAAAATTAAAACTTAATAAAACGGGTAAAAATATCGATAAAACATACCAAGTAAGTATCGATGCAATGGAACAAAAAAATAAGGATTTAAAAATAAAAATGGATTCTTATAAAAACGATGTCAACAGTGATTGGAAATCTTTTAAAAGAGAATTCAACCATGATATGGATGAATTAGGTCAAAGTTTAAAAGACTTTACAGTGAACAACAAAAATTAA
- a CDS encoding lmo0937 family membrane protein yields the protein MSNLLYTIAVILVIFWAIGFFAYSAGSIIHILLVIALIAVILRIIQGRKVL from the coding sequence ATGAGCAATCTTCTTTATACAATCGCAGTTATACTAGTTATTTTTTGGGCAATCGGGTTCTTTGCTTACAGTGCAGGATCCATTATTCACATATTACTTGTTATTGCTTTAATAGCAGTAATATTAAGAATAATTCAAGGTAGAAAAGTTTTATAA
- a CDS encoding YtxH domain-containing protein — translation MKANKIALGVLGAIATGAVLGILFAPAKGADTRKKILRKGNNYADDLKDKFENISGTLKSNYEKMFHEGKSKLDNLKNELKNSSI, via the coding sequence ATGAAAGCAAATAAAATCGCATTAGGAGTCTTGGGTGCAATTGCCACAGGAGCTGTATTGGGAATATTGTTTGCCCCTGCGAAAGGAGCAGACACCAGAAAAAAAATTCTTCGAAAAGGAAATAATTATGCCGATGATTTGAAGGATAAATTCGAAAATATATCAGGAACATTAAAAAGCAATTATGAAAAAATGTTCCATGAAGGAAAATCAAAATTAGATAATTTAAAAAACGAATTAAAAAACAGCAGTATTTAA
- a CDS encoding nuclear transport factor 2 family protein: MNPNEQILFKFYSAFANGDASTMGECYHEKIQFQDPAFGILKGEDARQMWKMLTEKSNGNSTIEFSDLKADDYSGTAKWIATYIFSKTNKKVVNVIHSEFKFQYGLIIRHIDNFDIWKWSKQALGFKGLLLGWTGFMQKQIQKQALFALKNYRIKNS; encoded by the coding sequence ATGAACCCAAACGAACAAATACTATTTAAATTCTATTCTGCTTTTGCAAATGGTGACGCCAGCACAATGGGTGAATGTTATCATGAAAAAATTCAATTTCAAGATCCCGCTTTTGGTATATTAAAAGGAGAAGATGCCCGCCAAATGTGGAAAATGTTAACCGAAAAAAGTAACGGAAACAGTACGATTGAGTTTTCAGACCTAAAAGCTGATGATTATTCAGGAACAGCCAAATGGATAGCAACTTATATTTTTAGCAAAACCAACAAAAAAGTAGTGAATGTAATTCATTCTGAGTTTAAATTTCAGTATGGTCTCATCATTAGGCATATCGATAACTTTGATATCTGGAAATGGTCCAAACAAGCATTAGGTTTCAAAGGTTTACTATTGGGATGGACGGGATTTATGCAAAAACAAATACAAAAACAAGCTTTGTTTGCATTAAAAAATTATAGAATTAAAAATTCCTAA
- a CDS encoding DUF1572 family protein has translation MIETLITLFNRDLNKLKIEIQSYQNESKIWYTQKEISNSAGNLCLHIIGNLNTYIGAQIGKTNYIRNRELEFSNKNVPKSVLLTQIDETIIMLNHSLKMVSNEDLIKEHPILIFENKTSTEFLLIHLTTHLAYHLGQINFHRRLLDS, from the coding sequence ATGATAGAAACTTTAATCACTTTGTTTAATAGAGATCTCAATAAACTAAAAATTGAGATTCAATCATACCAAAATGAAAGCAAAATTTGGTACACACAAAAAGAAATCTCTAATTCTGCAGGAAATTTATGTTTGCATATAATAGGAAATTTAAACACATATATAGGAGCCCAAATAGGAAAAACAAATTACATTAGAAATAGAGAACTTGAATTTTCGAATAAGAATGTGCCAAAATCAGTGTTATTAACGCAAATAGATGAAACAATTATAATGCTAAATCATTCTTTAAAAATGGTATCAAATGAAGATTTAATTAAAGAGCACCCTATTTTAATTTTTGAAAATAAAACATCAACAGAATTTCTATTAATTCACCTTACAACACATTTGGCATATCATCTAGGTCAAATTAATTTTCATAGAAGATTACTTGATAGTTAA
- the pflB gene encoding formate C-acetyltransferase → MKSTTETLYFKTGNWNNAIDVYDFVLKNVTPYEGDDSFLAGPSKKTTVLWDICKENLLKERQKNGCLDIDTNIISNITSFGPGYISKENEIIVGLQTDMLLKRAMKPFGGIKLVESAVAERGLKVSDEVVKIFNYAKDHNQAVFSAYDSEIRAYRSKHLLTGLPDNYARGRIIGDFRRLALYGADRLIEAKKEDFSAVVGEMSDHKVRLREEIFDQIKALQDMKIMSNSYGIDISNPALNAQQAVQFTYLAYLSAVKEQDGAAMSLGNVSSFLDVYIENDLQSGVITEEEAQEYIDQFVMKLRLVRHLRPGAYDTIFGGDPTWVTEAIGGQFNDGRTKVTKTSFRFLQTLYNLGPSPEPNLTILWSQNLPKGFKDFCAKVSIDTSSLQYENDDLMRTNRGSDDYGIACCVSYQKIGKTIQHFGARANLPKALLMALNGGREEDKGTIVIKNIPQMEDGVLDYDKVMNMFKVTLAEVARVYAKSMYIIHYMHDKYYYERAQMAMIDTDPNIDIAYGAAGISIIADSLSAIKYAKVTPVRNDIGLTVDFNIEGEFPQFGNDDDRVDGLAKEITSIFIDELRKHTAYKNATPTLSLLTITSNVMYGSNTGSTPDGRKGGEAFAPGANPMHGRDVNGAIASLNSVSKLNYEDAQDGISYTFTMVPKSLGSDKEEQVSNLTTILDSYFGRNAHHLNVNVLDKETLMDAYEHPEKYPQLTIRVSGYAVNFVRLSKAHQLEVITRTFHENL, encoded by the coding sequence ATGAAAAGTACGACTGAAACATTATATTTTAAGACTGGAAATTGGAATAATGCTATTGATGTTTATGACTTTGTATTGAAAAATGTCACTCCTTATGAAGGAGATGATTCTTTTTTGGCAGGGCCATCAAAAAAAACAACTGTCTTATGGGATATTTGTAAAGAAAATTTACTTAAAGAGCGCCAAAAAAACGGATGCTTAGATATTGACACCAATATTATTTCAAATATAACATCTTTTGGACCTGGATATATTAGCAAAGAAAACGAAATCATTGTTGGATTACAAACCGATATGCTTTTAAAAAGAGCAATGAAACCGTTTGGAGGTATAAAATTAGTAGAATCAGCTGTTGCTGAAAGAGGTTTGAAAGTTTCTGATGAGGTAGTCAAAATTTTCAATTATGCTAAAGACCACAATCAAGCTGTTTTTAGTGCTTATGATAGCGAAATCAGAGCTTATCGTTCAAAACATTTATTAACTGGGTTACCAGATAATTATGCTAGAGGTAGAATTATTGGTGATTTTAGAAGACTGGCACTTTATGGAGCCGATCGATTAATTGAAGCCAAAAAAGAAGATTTTAGTGCTGTAGTTGGAGAAATGTCCGATCACAAAGTACGATTGAGAGAAGAAATATTCGATCAAATAAAAGCATTGCAGGATATGAAAATCATGTCTAATTCGTATGGAATTGACATTTCGAATCCAGCATTGAATGCACAACAAGCTGTACAATTTACCTATTTAGCTTATTTAAGCGCAGTAAAAGAACAGGATGGTGCAGCAATGTCTCTTGGAAATGTATCTTCTTTCTTAGATGTATATATCGAAAATGATTTGCAATCAGGAGTTATTACTGAGGAAGAAGCTCAAGAATATATCGATCAATTTGTTATGAAACTTCGTTTGGTACGTCATTTGCGTCCAGGTGCTTATGATACTATTTTTGGTGGAGATCCAACATGGGTTACTGAAGCAATTGGTGGACAATTTAATGATGGAAGAACAAAAGTGACCAAAACCTCATTTAGATTCTTACAAACATTATATAATCTAGGACCATCACCTGAACCTAATTTGACTATTTTATGGTCTCAAAATTTGCCAAAAGGATTTAAAGATTTTTGTGCAAAAGTTTCAATTGATACTTCATCTCTACAATATGAGAATGATGATTTGATGCGTACCAATAGAGGATCTGATGATTATGGTATTGCATGTTGTGTATCTTACCAAAAAATTGGTAAAACAATTCAACATTTTGGAGCACGTGCCAATTTGCCAAAAGCTTTACTTATGGCCTTGAACGGTGGTAGAGAAGAGGACAAAGGTACAATCGTTATTAAAAACATTCCTCAAATGGAAGACGGTGTGCTTGATTATGATAAAGTGATGAACATGTTCAAGGTAACTCTTGCAGAAGTAGCTAGAGTATATGCAAAATCGATGTACATTATTCACTATATGCATGATAAATATTATTATGAGAGAGCTCAAATGGCTATGATTGATACCGATCCTAATATTGATATCGCTTATGGAGCTGCTGGAATTTCTATTATCGCCGATTCACTTTCTGCTATCAAATATGCAAAAGTTACTCCAGTTAGAAATGATATTGGCTTAACTGTAGATTTTAATATAGAAGGTGAGTTTCCTCAATTTGGAAATGACGATGATAGAGTTGATGGTTTAGCTAAAGAAATTACTAGCATCTTTATTGATGAATTAAGAAAACATACTGCTTACAAAAACGCTACCCCTACTCTTTCATTATTGACTATTACTTCAAATGTAATGTACGGTTCGAATACCGGTTCTACTCCAGATGGACGTAAAGGCGGAGAAGCTTTTGCACCAGGAGCCAATCCAATGCACGGTAGAGACGTAAATGGAGCAATTGCTTCTTTGAACTCTGTAAGCAAATTAAATTACGAAGATGCACAAGATGGAATCTCTTATACTTTTACAATGGTACCAAAATCTTTGGGATCTGATAAAGAAGAGCAAGTTTCTAATCTAACGACAATTTTAGATAGTTATTTTGGAAGAAATGCCCATCACTTAAATGTAAATGTCTTGGATAAAGAAACGTTAATGGATGCTTACGAACATCCCGAAAAATATCCTCAATTGACTATTCGAGTTTCAGGATATGCCGTAAACTTTGTTCGATTATCAAAAGCGCATCAACTTGAAGTGATTACTAGAACATTTCATGAAAATTTGTAA
- the pflA gene encoding pyruvate formate-lyase-activating protein, whose product MYFPKQKSKEESIDILHSDSIRIHSIETLGTHDGPGIRMVVFVQGCQFRCLYCQNPDTLDIHGGTFIPIEDIVGKALHQKSYFGKKGGVTVSGGEPLLQRDKLIQLFDQLHENGIKTCLDSNGRVLDEKTKILLNKTDLLLLDVKHINNDWHKKLTGLKNKTTLAVAEYRESTGKPMWLRYVLVPGWTDQEEYLHEWGQYFTNYTTVERVEIIPFHQLGKHKWEILGFEYQLENTLAPTIEEKNKAFEIFKLYFKNVKLK is encoded by the coding sequence ATGTATTTTCCAAAGCAAAAATCTAAAGAAGAATCAATTGATATACTTCATTCTGACTCTATACGAATTCATTCTATTGAAACACTAGGCACACATGATGGCCCTGGAATACGAATGGTGGTATTTGTTCAAGGATGCCAGTTTAGATGTTTGTATTGTCAAAATCCAGATACTTTAGATATTCATGGAGGTACTTTTATCCCCATTGAAGATATAGTTGGGAAAGCTTTGCATCAAAAATCCTATTTTGGAAAAAAGGGAGGTGTTACTGTTTCTGGTGGCGAGCCTTTATTACAACGTGATAAACTGATTCAACTTTTTGATCAACTCCATGAAAATGGAATTAAAACCTGTTTGGATTCTAATGGTAGAGTTTTGGATGAAAAAACAAAGATTCTATTAAATAAAACCGACTTATTACTTTTGGATGTTAAGCATATCAACAACGATTGGCACAAAAAACTAACCGGTTTAAAAAATAAAACAACCCTTGCTGTTGCAGAATATAGAGAAAGCACTGGAAAACCAATGTGGTTGCGATACGTACTTGTGCCAGGTTGGACAGATCAAGAAGAATATTTACACGAATGGGGCCAATATTTCACCAATTATACAACAGTTGAAAGAGTAGAAATCATTCCTTTTCATCAATTAGGAAAACACAAATGGGAAATATTAGGTTTTGAATATCAATTAGAAAACACCCTTGCTCCAACAATTGAAGAAAAAAATAAAGCATTTGAGATTTTTAAACTTTACTTCAAGAATGTAAAACTCAAATAA
- a CDS encoding OFA family MFS transporter has product MSSNKYLIVLAGMIMQLSIGSIYAYSKWIEPLSKELNWEAHDTKTAFSLAICFLGLTAAFAGKFAQKIGPTKAGLIAALFVTIGLLGSALAVKINSIHLFYLTFGVLQGVGLGFGYVVPVYTVVKWFPDRPGLASGIIIMSFALGSLLASFLIGPLYASLGLSGAFTTLAIGYGICMLLSALYLANPINLKTSLHTHVDLTAKQIVTDKRFIALWLLLFLNVCGGIAIISKAAILGEEVVGMTATQATMFVAIIGLFNGLGRLFWSSISDKIGCWATFMIFISINVICFALIPSFSTNQTSFQTLTYIIIAGYGAGFATMPSFVKDIFGPEKYGQVLGYVLTAWSAAAFVGPILLGLTSQITIFYLFAGLLVLALLVGIWLKGLLKASALELKS; this is encoded by the coding sequence ATGTCGAGTAATAAATATTTAATTGTACTAGCAGGTATGATTATGCAACTTTCAATTGGATCCATTTATGCATACAGTAAATGGATTGAACCTTTATCGAAAGAATTGAACTGGGAGGCTCATGATACTAAAACTGCTTTTAGTTTAGCCATTTGCTTTCTTGGTTTAACAGCTGCTTTCGCAGGAAAATTTGCTCAAAAAATTGGACCAACAAAAGCGGGATTAATTGCAGCTCTTTTTGTAACAATAGGATTATTGGGAAGTGCTTTGGCAGTCAAAATAAATTCTATTCATTTGTTTTACTTAACATTTGGTGTATTACAAGGTGTTGGTTTAGGATTTGGGTATGTTGTTCCAGTTTATACCGTTGTAAAATGGTTTCCTGATAGACCAGGTTTAGCTTCTGGAATAATAATTATGTCTTTTGCTCTTGGATCTTTGTTGGCTTCTTTTTTAATTGGACCGCTCTATGCCTCTTTAGGATTGTCAGGCGCATTTACAACTTTAGCAATAGGCTATGGAATATGTATGTTATTAAGTGCCTTGTATTTAGCAAATCCTATAAATTTAAAAACATCACTTCATACACATGTCGATTTAACTGCGAAACAAATAGTAACAGACAAACGTTTTATTGCACTTTGGTTATTATTATTTTTGAATGTTTGTGGCGGAATAGCTATAATTTCAAAAGCAGCTATTTTGGGAGAAGAAGTTGTCGGAATGACAGCAACACAGGCTACTATGTTTGTTGCAATTATTGGTTTGTTTAACGGTTTAGGTCGTCTGTTTTGGTCAAGTATTTCAGATAAAATAGGTTGTTGGGCGACATTTATGATTTTTATTAGTATAAATGTTATTTGTTTTGCTTTAATACCAAGTTTTTCTACAAATCAAACTTCATTTCAAACCCTAACTTACATCATTATTGCAGGTTACGGAGCTGGTTTTGCAACAATGCCATCATTTGTAAAAGATATTTTTGGCCCTGAAAAATATGGTCAAGTACTCGGATATGTTTTAACCGCTTGGTCTGCAGCAGCATTTGTAGGACCGATACTGCTTGGATTGACCTCACAAATCACAATATTTTATTTATTTGCTGGATTATTAGTACTAGCGTTGCTTGTCGGAATATGGTTGAAAGGATTACTCAA